Genomic window (Sphaeramia orbicularis chromosome 7, fSphaOr1.1, whole genome shotgun sequence):
TTAATGGGTTTTACAGGAGCTCCGGAGAGAAGAGGCTGCACGCCGGAGATTTGAATCCGCCTTTTGTTGCTCTCGCTCgggcttttttttcccctccctccctctaccGCCACCGCCGCCTCCACCGCTTTCGGTTCAACCCCTTCGCTTCTTTGCATTTCGTACGCTTCTTCTTCCTTCccctattatttaaaaaaaaaaatagatggttAGTGCAAGGTTGGAGGATTTTAGCCCCAATGGAGGAAGCGCACGCCGGCTATTGTGTGCGTAACGGCGGTGGTATCCCTCCACGGCCCCCGGCGTGCAGACAGACATGCCGTGGGATAGTGATAGCTTCATGTGCAGGCCGCGTTACCGGACAAGCTAAACCGAAATCGGGCCTGcaaacacgtttttttttttttaatagtggagTCGCCTTTGCAGGTCTGTGCAGGCCTCTGACCGCCTACTGAGGCTTTGCTTTATCATCGGAGCCGGTTTGGTGTCAATCCCTTGTTTGTGCGGCTCCGTTGTACCATGTAATGGAGACAGAAATAGACCTGGAAATCAGCGCGGATTAATTGAGTTTAACTTGTTACCGATGTGCGGTTCACCTCAgtcgtttttttattttttatttttttatttttttgctttgttgCGGTCAGTGAGTTGAATAGCCCCGGGTATTTACTGTGCGTAAACCCCACACTTTGTCTTGCTTGGCGCGTCTGACCAGTGTGATTTATTTCCTAGGTCTGAAAGCTAAGCAAACATGAGCGACAAGGGGACAGTCTCACCGAAAGAGAAGGAGGGAACCGAGAAGAGGGGGCGTGGAAGACCCCGTAAGCAGCCCCAGGTAAAATCCTCTGACGTGAGTAGTcctattaattttttatttatttattttttttcaatttgcatATTTGCAGAGAAAGTGTGCCATTATaagatgtatgtatgcatgtccatttaaaaaaaacataagtgacCCAGATCTGCTAAGGTAAGATTCACCCTTTTAGGGAGTAAACTAAAGCATGTTTAAGTCCAGGTTGTTGCAGGTAAGATGCTCATGTGTGTAGTTCACTGATCCTTCTATGAAATGAAGACTCCAGACATGGCTGTAACAAGCCCTTGTGACCATTTGCTCACCCTGATCAGTGTAAATGTAGACATCCTCGACACACTTCCTGTGAGTTTCAATGGATTGTAAGCAACCTGTAATCCAACACCTTTAAACCGGTTTTAACCCCCCTCGCTGCCCACCTCTGCTCGTCATTTAATGGATGACATAGCAGAGTCAAAGCGCAGAATGGCTCATATAGCTGTCACTCAACGCCCTGTGTTTTCGTATTGAATTGCTCGGTTGCTATGAGCTGCGGTTGTAAACATGGTGGAAATGCAACAGGAGATGAGTCTGCCATGACATAGCTCGCAGCCACAAATTATCACAAGAATAAGATGCCTTATATCACACTTAAGATGCCTTATCTTACTCAGCCCCTTTTGCATGTTTGGTTCGATGGCACTCTCCTCAAATATTTGGTCATATCACATCCAAATATGGCTCCATGTGTTTGTATTTTAAAATCTAGTTGTTCTAAATGCATGTGGTGAGTTTGAGACAACAGTATTTTCCATAGTTTGTTTTCATGTCAGACCATGGCAACCTGTGGCACTGACCACCTGTCAGCCTTTAAGTGCGTGTCAGTTACACCGACCTTGAATTAGTCGACTTAGTGTCATGTAGGAGAATACTCACCATTTGACTCGAACCGACAAAtctaaaaataaaccaaaaaatgagttttttttttttttttttgtcatgctaACATTGTGATTGACTGTCTTGGCTTTCCAGGAGCCCAGTGGTTCACCCACTCCAAAGAGGCCCAGAGGACGGCCGAAGGGCAGCAAAAACAAGACGAGCAACAAGGGCAAAGTAAGTCAATGTTGTCTGTAGGGCTGTTTTTTTGCTTGTCCATGTCATGTTCCTCATGTCAGCTAAGATTcatcctgaacacacacacagtcctgtgATTGTAATAATAGTTGCCATCTTATCTCGCAAGTATTTCCTTTTTGCAACCCCTGATTTCTTTTAGTTAATCAAAATTTCAACGGTAGCTAACCTCATCCTCTTAAAGGGATGTCCTGTTGTTACTAGTGATTTATTGGTTGGCTGCaatttagccccccccccccctccccttctctTGGTGTCAAAAATAGCCAGGTTAGGGTTTCCCATTGTAAAGACCTTGCTTCAGTgccttacacttttttttttttttttttttttctgagtgatgCTCACTCATGTACTTCCTGTCCTCCAGCTTCCTGCAGCTTGTCATGCACAGTGCGGTGCAGGTGCAGAGGCCGCAAGACTGTTTCCAAGCTGACACTAAGCACCCCTCCGCCCCCACCCAGCACACAGCCCTAGTTCTTCTCTGCCTGTCGTCTCCATAGCAACAACTGATTTTCTCCTTCGCCCCAACCCTCCAGCTCCCCCGTGCGCTCTGTCTTTGCAGCTATGTATGGTAGAAGCGGAGAGGGAGCGAGACTGCGAGCGAACGCGCATACATGTATGATATAGATTTGGTAGCGAGGGTCGAGCCGTGGAGGTTTTGTCTCTGCTCGGTTCCACCAGCTGTCTCTGAGCCTCAGACCAGGTGGCCAGCGAACTGGAGTGCCCTGTGTGCAGTTCCTGTCGGCCTTCCAGATAATAGCCAATGAACCCAATGCCCCTTTTCCATCTGGCTTATTACAGAGGTACTACTGCCATCTCCAGGCAAACAGAGGCAGAGctctgcaaaaattacactgtgtaTACCAGTTTTTTAAAAATACTGATCAACAAAATCAGCCTTCGATTTAACCAGAGGGGTCTGCGTGGGCCTGTAGGTGTAGAGCACAACAACACGTGGAATGTGACGTCCCATCCTGCTTGTTGATGTATTTCCTTTCTCAAAATTTCATTCACAGAAGGCAACAACGACTGCGTCTGCAGGGGGAAAGCGCAGAGGAAGACCTAAGAAGGAGGTAAGAACCCTCTGACCACGTTACATCAATGCTCACATTTGTTATGCCATTCCTCTCCCAATTGAATTATGATTGGTATGACTGTCTGCAGGGCGAAATCGCATTTTCCTAATTCTCTTTCCtgcccccttcttcttcttcctcctcctctttcgatgagtccatttttttttttactcatcacAGCCATTTTCACTCTTGTGTTTTCATTTAGGTTCCCCTCTTATTGGTAACGTGTACAATCTGAGAGTTTAATAATTCAAGTCTTGCACAGCTGACAGCTtgggatgtttttgtttgtttttttcctttttttttttaatacgctGCAGAAGTAGTTGCCTGACCATGCACAGCCGGTCAAAAAGCATGTGTTTAATCTAGGAAGAAATTGCGGTCTTGTAGTAACATTCTGTCATGTGCATGAGCGGTTAGGGCGTACTCTAAAAGAAGTCTGGATTGCATTAGTCACAGAAGGGAATGACCTAAAGTTACCCTCCTTAGTAGCCTCTCATATTTTTATGAATGAACATCTTGGGCAGTAGTGAGTTTGTGGAAGAAAAAGCAGGATGTCTCATTGTGACTCACTGCTCTGAATCACTTTTTCACTACAGATGGCTCACTCTTCCCCTGGGTGTTCTTCATGCCATAGTGGTTTATCAAAGGGATTTATATTAACatttatgttggttttttttgtgtgtttttttttcatgtcggTTCTTGAAGTTAAAAACAGTCTTGTTGAGACATGAATCACAGGCAGTTATTGTTGCTGAATGTTGATGGCACTTGGAGTATTTGAGAAGCATTTTCCTGGTGGGTGTAGTTGAGGTCTGACtaagggctttttttttcttttttttatcctcaCTTTCTGCTgcaggagaaggaggaaaaggcGTCCCAGGAATCAtctgaggaagaagaggaagaggaccaGTAATTCACAACGCATGCTACCTCACTCAACATACTGACTTACTGTTAACCCTCCTTTGGCAAGAGAGCTTTGTTGTGAACAGTGGTCATGTGCTGGAACTGGTGTTGGAGATGCAGCCCAGTTCTGGTTAATACAGTACATATATCATGCAACAGCACTGGATAGAACGATGGACCTTGCTCAAGCATAGATCTAAGAATTACATGAAAGGTAACAGCCCTTTTCTCTACATGTCATGTTATCACAAGTCTTTTATACTGGACAAAAGTGTGCTCCGTGGAGCCTGGACAtttccccctccctcctctcccccCCCAGTAAAGATGGTTTCTCTGCTTAATGTTACTTATTTGTTGTACCTGCATCTGAGATGGTAGGGCATATagatttttctccatgttttgtACTGGACAAAGGTGAATTTTACCTaaacttgctgttttttttttttttttttttcttttttttgtttttgtgtgttgtgtgaagTGGTTAACCTATCCTTTTGCATCGTATTCTAGACAAGTTGGGCTTCAGAGCTTAGGATGAGAATAGGTAACTGGCGGTAGAAATGTGTCTTTATGTCTGATCTAATCtatccccccccctctctctccacCTTAAATCTGTCTCACCAGTAGAGCAAAGTAATCTTTACCAGTTCCACCCTTCTTCCTGTAGATGAGTTTTAAGTTTAGTCCTAACTTCCTTTTCAGTTTTCAGCGTGTAGTGGGGAGATTGTATTGTTAATAATCCGAGTAGTCCAATCATACTTACTGTTTTTGTTCCTCTGGGTTACATACCATTTTAAAACATgtgtgctgctttttttttttttttttttctccatatgaTAATAAAGCTCAAATCTTTTTGGTAATGGTGTTTTTAAGGATACGGTGGCAGAACTCTTGGCTGAGAGCATCCATGTCGTTTCTTCAGGGAGCTTTTACAAATGCTGTTACATTGCCGTCTTTGTCTTCACACAGTCCTCCGTTTTCCAAATGCTCACTCAATCGCTCGTAAGGCGAACTGCTACCGGTCAAACAAGGAgtgtgattgtaaaaaaaaaacaaaaaaaaaaacaaaaaaaaagatagttaGTGGCACTACTATCCAACAGGGCTGTTTGTTGTTCATTCCATCTAGCTCTCACTGCTTCACCTAGCTTAGTCTTTCTGTCATCACTTAGTACATTAATATACTTTCTTAGTCTTTAAAGATGTGTTGTATGCTGTCTGCtacaggaaaaataaaagatgTGCGTGTATTTCTAAGTGTCAGGGAACTTTTGGTCACAGTCCACTTAACTGGGTTTTTCACACACCTAAGCTGCTACAACCTCAGTTATGAAACCCGGAAAACTGCAAACAGGCCATTCAAGACCTGGGACTTCATACCTCACTCAACAGCTTACTTTACCTAATAATTGCATTTAACTGGTTTTCTGTTGTTTAATGTAACCTCTGGCATGAGTTGGAAAGATGTCGTTATTACATAGtttgtgtacatttttttttttttaacctgactGTATTGAGGTGTCTACGATGCCAGGTTTGTGATTGTGTGCATGCGCAGCACATCTTGGCTCATTCATAAACAGAACTTGCAGACaggttgttttttaatgtgtgaagCAAGTCAGGGAGACCTGTCAGCTTGACAACTGTGTTCGCTGACTGTGGTAGATTAGCAGGtgtgtttttatccttttttttttttttttttttttcaaaatattcttCTGGTGCACTGAAATGTTGGTTCCGATTTTCATggacaaaatgtgtgtttgtgataGACTGGGCGCTCTTTCCACTTAAACTGATCTGTTGGCCACTGTGTATTTGGCACTACCACACACCCTCGCCATAATCATAACGGTCATACACTCATAATGCTCATCTCACCTCTTTCAACATCCTCCATCTACTCTCGACTGTATCGGTGTCATTTTACATACCAACATCTTGCATCCGTTCATTTATATACTGTAAACTCAATAGGATGGGATCATTCTTTTTAATGTACACCGTATATAAATGTACAATGTCTATATTTCTATGGTGCCCTACAACAATTTGTATCAGAAATGGTCAATAAAGAGaaattttctttgtcattttgtcTGCATATATCGACTGATTCACagctgcaactgacaaagacatAATAGTATTTATTTTACAGCCTCAATGCTTAAATCAACAGCATATTGATCTCTCCCAACACAGCAAAAAATTGTACAACAGTCTGTAACTTCATACCAGTGCTTCCAAATTcacatttagatcagtagtttgATTCTTACAGTGCAACC
Coding sequences:
- the hmga1a gene encoding high mobility group AT-hook 1a isoform X1: MSDKGTVSPKEKEGTEKRGRGRPRKQPQVKSSDEPSGSPTPKRPRGRPKGSKNKTSNKGKKATTTASAGGKRRGRPKKEPFSLLCFHLGSPLIGNVYNLRV
- the hmga1a gene encoding high mobility group AT-hook 1a isoform X2: MSDKGTVSPKEKEGTEKRGRGRPRKQPQVKSSDEPSGSPTPKRPRGRPKGSKNKTSNKGKKATTTASAGGKRRGRPKKEEKEEKASQESSEEEEEEDQ
- the hmga1a gene encoding high mobility group AT-hook 1a isoform X4 is translated as MSDKGTVSPKEKEGTEKRGRGRPRKQPQEPSGSPTPKRPRGRPKGSKNKTSNKGKKATTTASAGGKRRGRPKKEEKEEKASQESSEEEEEEDQ
- the hmga1a gene encoding high mobility group AT-hook 1a isoform X3; protein product: MSDKGTVSPKEKEGTEKRGRGRPRKQPQEPSGSPTPKRPRGRPKGSKNKTSNKGKKATTTASAGGKRRGRPKKEPFSLLCFHLGSPLIGNVYNLRV